A window of Veillonellales bacterium genomic DNA:
TATTAAATATAACCGACCTTCGCGGGGAATCGAAAATGCATATATTCTTATTGCGAAAAGCCGTCGGACAATCTGTAGTATGTCTTAGAAAAACTGCCAGGACGGTAGGGGTGAGGGTCTACCCAATGTCAGTCTGTTCATTTTTTAAAACACCAAATATTGGAATAAAATTGAGCTTTGCAACTGTACCTGATGATATTAGGAATGGAATTCAACTTCTTTACAAAGTATGGTTTAAATAAACGAGTCGGTTCGTTATGCCGCTCGTTTATTATGGTGCAAAAAACGCAAAAATGGTCTGTTATCTACCAGCGCGTGTCAGTGGTTCAAGTGCAGGTCTGCTAATTGAAAAAACCGATTGAGTCAATGAATATATTAAATTTCACTTTTTTTAGCGAGAAAGATAAAATGAAAGCAACATAAATATAGAGCCTAATTAATTGTCAGGCCGAGAAGAATGTCCTACAATTAAGAAAAGTAATTGTAGGATGTGTTAAAATATGGATTTGCGTTTATTAAAAACTTTTCTTTCCGTAGCAAAAACTGAGAACATCACACAATCTGCACAAGAAATTAATTTTAGTCAACCTACTGTAACAGCTCAAATCAAAGCATTGGAAGAACATTTTGGAGCTTTGCTGTTTGAACGAGTAGGCAAAAAGTTGTATATAACAGAAGCGGGAAAGTGTTTGATTAGCTATGCAGAAAAATTGCTAGTCATTCATGGCGAAGCTCAAGCGGCTTTGCGAGAATTCTCATATGCTAAAAGCATCAAGATAGGTCTTGGTACGGCAGTGGCGGCACATATACTTTCGCCTATTCTTCAGGAATTTCAGGGAAAAATGCCTAATGTTGCAGTAAGTATTGAGCATTGTTTTAGTTTGCCGATTACAGTGAAAGGCATATTGGATAATAGTTTTGATTTTGCAGTGGTTCATGATGAAATTAGCCACAATAGAATTCTGCAATTTAATGTTGCGGTGCAAAGGCTAGTGTGGGTTGTGTGCCCGAGCCTTGTTGAAAAATATGGAAATGACATTTGGCGGTACCCGTTTATCGCATTAAAGCAAGGTAGCATTTATCGAAAAATATATGATGAAATATTTCGCGAAAAGGGGATAAGACCGGTTTTGGAATACAGCGATTCCGAAGCAATCAGGCAGGCTGTGCTAAACGGA
This region includes:
- a CDS encoding LysR family transcriptional regulator; amino-acid sequence: MDLRLLKTFLSVAKTENITQSAQEINFSQPTVTAQIKALEEHFGALLFERVGKKLYITEAGKCLISYAEKLLVIHGEAQAALREFSYAKSIKIGLGTAVAAHILSPILQEFQGKMPNVAVSIEHCFSLPITVKGILDNSFDFAVVHDEISHNRILQFNVAVQRLVWVVCPSLVEKYGNDIWRYPFIALKQGSIYRKIYDEIFREKGIRPVLEYSDSEAIRQAVLNGLGVGILPEVLVRDSVNDETLVELKQVPKLGVTFSVIFHKEKTFTRETQALLTMMASRVKLKSSLLDYLHSI